In one window of Methanolobus mangrovi DNA:
- a CDS encoding AAA family ATPase, with protein sequence MLKRLKVDNIRSYEQLDLSFKSGVTVVSGVNGSGKSSLLEACFTGLFGSKTLDRDFVLSDIITKGASKASISLEFEQSGHNYSVEQSFRNDPEKGRASNTKSVFMKDGEIIFDQATRTYEAVTSLLNMDEEAYRNCVYIRQGEIDVLINSKPKDRQKMIDGLLQLGKLEEYRERASSARVGVGRHQRDNERRSKEVASEIKLIEDTDPAGRLSALRTRSGEIDAEVSSLNEKRDRTRSLIDDVTKKISELNELSVRKGSVQQQIKDLTDRKSQSYVSIDSLSKNIHTHKDLLESKQVRVSEIGSQLKADSKDVESLVAKLDGEERSLRDSLSDLKSKRAVYEKDLLNMGQSVKDLEKQAKSIEYAAKDVESKIKSVLSEIGTHKVRIEELEGEHKNIVSKIVSLGFSLEKLENIDEVLDLVNDQQKRFHGRDAELKVKISEIKTRLERSKQLLEAGKCPTCGQDLKGSCVEESTASDNETVKKLETELSELKVKQTEAEGRVNKVRLARGCKSEIDTVVRGIDSAKEAIERDNKRIEEYGLRLKEDELKIKELLSGKESLEKSLDETKAKVMQIRQDEESVLKEHSKFLESLGLAREMQKILGEFEKINSEIRQMNDKIKSIQEMVLLFDGQIGEKKESLKEIEDKIGKFNKTELESLNRDYGFAFGKINSEIDRLKLEKDDVMKKAGMAENDRVRLSDLKKNLNVLKNRAEYLNAVYSDAENLESMYMRIRAQLRSSNIQTLDRLINEIFSFMYSNNAYSHVMLDADYNLTVFEKDGTALEPKLLSGGERALFNLVLRCAIYRLLSLGTSSHDGAGLPPLIMDEPTVFLDRGHVHQLIKLIDMMRDIGVAQILIVSHDESLIDSADHVFAVEKDPVTNNSAIYAR encoded by the coding sequence ATGTTAAAACGACTGAAAGTTGATAATATCAGAAGCTATGAGCAGCTTGATCTTTCATTTAAGAGCGGTGTTACAGTTGTTTCAGGTGTTAATGGCAGTGGCAAGTCCAGTCTTCTTGAAGCATGTTTTACAGGACTTTTCGGAAGCAAGACGCTGGATAGGGATTTTGTACTTTCCGATATCATTACCAAAGGTGCTTCAAAGGCATCTATCTCACTTGAATTCGAGCAGAGCGGTCATAATTATTCTGTGGAACAATCTTTCCGGAATGACCCGGAAAAAGGGCGCGCTTCCAATACTAAATCTGTCTTTATGAAGGACGGGGAAATAATATTCGATCAGGCAACACGAACCTACGAAGCAGTAACATCTCTTCTGAATATGGATGAAGAGGCTTACCGGAACTGTGTTTACATACGTCAGGGTGAAATTGATGTCCTGATAAATTCCAAGCCAAAGGACCGCCAGAAAATGATAGATGGTCTTCTGCAGCTCGGTAAACTGGAAGAGTACCGGGAACGAGCTTCAAGTGCCAGAGTAGGTGTAGGGCGTCATCAGAGGGATAACGAAAGGCGTAGTAAAGAAGTTGCCAGTGAAATCAAGCTCATCGAGGATACTGATCCGGCTGGAAGGCTGTCAGCTCTCAGGACAAGGTCCGGGGAAATTGATGCTGAAGTTTCCTCTCTGAATGAAAAGAGGGACCGGACACGTTCTCTCATAGATGATGTTACAAAAAAGATATCTGAATTAAACGAACTTTCCGTCAGGAAAGGATCTGTGCAGCAACAGATAAAGGACCTGACTGACAGAAAATCACAATCATACGTTTCTATAGATTCTCTTTCAAAGAACATACATACCCACAAAGACCTTCTTGAATCAAAACAGGTCAGAGTATCCGAAATAGGGTCACAGTTAAAAGCCGATTCAAAAGATGTTGAGTCTCTGGTTGCGAAGCTGGATGGAGAAGAGCGTTCTTTGAGGGACTCGCTGAGCGATCTGAAAAGTAAAAGGGCAGTTTATGAAAAGGACCTCCTTAACATGGGTCAGTCTGTGAAAGATCTGGAGAAACAGGCAAAATCCATTGAATATGCGGCGAAGGATGTCGAATCCAAAATAAAAAGTGTTCTTTCTGAGATTGGAACTCACAAGGTCCGCATTGAAGAACTTGAAGGTGAACACAAGAATATCGTATCTAAGATAGTGTCTCTGGGTTTCAGTCTTGAAAAACTTGAAAACATTGATGAAGTTCTCGACCTTGTTAATGACCAGCAGAAGAGATTCCATGGCAGGGATGCTGAGCTGAAGGTGAAAATTTCCGAAATCAAGACCCGGCTGGAACGCTCAAAACAGCTACTGGAAGCCGGTAAGTGCCCTACATGCGGTCAGGATCTGAAAGGTTCCTGTGTAGAAGAATCAACCGCTTCTGATAATGAAACAGTAAAGAAATTGGAAACTGAATTATCCGAACTCAAGGTCAAACAGACTGAAGCCGAAGGCAGGGTGAATAAGGTCAGGTTAGCCCGTGGTTGTAAATCAGAGATCGATACTGTTGTAAGGGGTATTGATTCTGCAAAAGAGGCTATTGAGAGGGATAATAAGAGAATTGAAGAGTATGGCCTGCGCTTAAAGGAAGATGAACTGAAGATCAAGGAACTGTTGTCCGGTAAAGAGTCTCTGGAGAAGTCCCTTGATGAGACAAAAGCAAAGGTCATGCAGATAAGGCAGGATGAAGAATCTGTCCTGAAAGAACATTCAAAGTTCCTTGAAAGTCTTGGTCTTGCCCGGGAAATGCAGAAGATACTGGGTGAGTTTGAAAAGATCAATTCAGAAATAAGGCAGATGAATGACAAAATAAAAAGCATTCAGGAAATGGTTTTGCTCTTTGACGGACAGATTGGTGAGAAGAAAGAATCCCTGAAGGAAATTGAGGATAAAATAGGCAAGTTCAATAAAACAGAACTTGAATCCCTTAACAGGGACTATGGTTTTGCATTTGGAAAGATCAATTCGGAAATTGACCGGCTGAAGCTTGAAAAAGATGATGTCATGAAGAAGGCCGGAATGGCTGAAAATGACAGGGTGCGGCTTTCAGACCTTAAGAAGAATCTCAATGTTCTGAAGAATAGGGCTGAGTATCTCAATGCCGTTTACTCTGATGCTGAGAACCTTGAGAGCATGTATATGCGCATACGCGCACAACTGCGTTCCAGTAACATACAGACACTTGACCGGCTGATCAACGAGATATTCTCTTTTATGTATTCCAATAATGCATACTCTCATGTGATGCTGGATGCTGATTACAATCTGACAGTGTTTGAAAAGGATGGCACTGCCCTTGAACCAAAGCTCCTAAGTGGTGGAGAACGTGCTTTGTTTAATCTTGTACTTCGCTGCGCCATATACCGCCTGCTTTCACTGGGCACATCATCTCATGATGGTGCAGGGCTTCCGCCTCTTATCATGGATGAACCGACAGTGTTCCTTGACAGGGGACATGTGCATCAGTTGATAAAGCTCATAGATATGATGCGGGATATAGGGGTTGCACAAATTCTCATAGTTTCTCATGACGAATCACTTATTGACTCGGCTGATCATGTATTTGCTGTAGAGAAGGACCCTGTCACCAATAATTCGGCAATATATGCAAGATGA
- a CDS encoding DUF7287 family protein: protein MDSKGQITIDYLISITVFMFAVIFVFNYTTGIFTPFHSNSDEVTLVADRTSTVLVEKVLNEGDETVPNMVNSAKVDDFFEDLDDNYENTVYQLGLEGSYLRYDLNVTLENETGMINMTGKTIPSGVNVGQTKRIVLLKDAGTGSTEVAIMSFRVW from the coding sequence ATGGATAGCAAAGGCCAGATAACTATAGACTACCTGATCAGCATAACTGTTTTTATGTTCGCAGTTATTTTTGTGTTCAACTACACTACAGGAATATTTACACCATTCCATTCTAATTCTGATGAAGTTACATTAGTTGCTGACAGAACCTCAACTGTCCTTGTAGAAAAAGTGCTGAATGAAGGCGATGAAACAGTCCCTAACATGGTTAATTCAGCAAAGGTTGATGATTTCTTTGAAGACCTGGATGATAACTATGAAAATACCGTATATCAGCTTGGCCTGGAAGGATCATACCTCAGGTATGACCTCAACGTTACATTAGAGAATGAAACCGGAATGATCAATATGACTGGTAAGACAATACCATCCGGTGTCAATGTAGGCCAGACAAAACGAATAGTCTTACTGAAAGATGCAGGTACAGGAAGCACAGAAGTTGCAATAATGTCATTCAGGGTGTGGTAA
- a CDS encoding DUF7288 family protein, which yields MIWRLFGEKESTHAQMHTLEAMMAALIMIGVIVFAVEATSLTPLTSSTANAHIEAQLQTMGQDMLNVLSYTSSGQDSALKNDVKNWNGTEFVWNGTEYRSTDSSNTTLVNSSLADIFSFIAIPRGIAHNVHFTWTNDDGVTISRSYIYNGDPSDNAVIVSKKILLSDPDIGNTSSFMVNTGIPDADNTSDFYNIVNVKMTLWRM from the coding sequence GTGATCTGGAGATTATTTGGAGAAAAAGAGAGCACGCATGCCCAGATGCATACCCTTGAAGCTATGATGGCAGCACTGATCATGATAGGAGTGATAGTGTTTGCCGTAGAGGCAACCTCACTCACACCCCTGACATCATCAACTGCAAACGCACATATTGAAGCCCAGTTACAGACCATGGGGCAGGATATGCTGAATGTACTATCCTACACTTCTTCCGGCCAGGACTCTGCTCTCAAGAACGATGTGAAGAATTGGAACGGGACGGAATTCGTATGGAACGGAACAGAATACAGGTCGACAGATTCCAGTAACACCACTCTGGTAAATAGTTCCCTTGCTGACATATTTTCGTTTATCGCAATTCCAAGAGGAATTGCACATAATGTCCATTTTACGTGGACAAATGATGATGGTGTCACAATATCAAGATCTTATATCTACAATGGCGACCCATCCGATAACGCAGTAATTGTCTCAAAAAAAATACTCCTGTCTGACCCTGATATCGGAAATACATCATCATTCATGGTAAATACAGGCATACCTGATGCAGACAATACTAGTGATTTTTACAACATTGTCAATGTTAAAATGACACTCTGGAGAATGTGA
- a CDS encoding exonuclease SbcCD subunit D, with product MDEIRIVHTGDTHLGYRQYHSDVRRQDFLNAFSTVVDDAISMNVDAVVHAGDLFDSRNPTLDDILDAMGLFSRLKSAGIPLLAIVGNHESKQSTQWLDLYSSLGLVTRLGTEPYRLGEVALYGIDSVPRTKIPLFDYSVFEGKATDARYNLLAMHQLVKPFAFGDWDIKDVIESIPFDVHAVLLGDNHKNEVITVSDAWVTYCGSTERNSTSEREPRAYNIVTIGEGGIEISKRVIPTREFVFIPVTLTEAPNAHDDVFSTVMEYDIAQKVVFVEISGDVKAKLDFSEIEKFLLARGALVPGIKDLRTGVDTLDDASLKVSFSDPDDVVKEEIKKMDLTAGGLLLDDIIRDPQIVKTKVDDEAETKLGQLLEKIDFTESVPSDIPYVLSADVQEVETFQLAEVNIMADMEESKEDTLNKNLVSEVPKTVVSEMADVVVENITGKDTAEMSVAEDAKVNAEIPSEIKKDEKESESKDKKTQDSVKPRQYNLGDYL from the coding sequence ATGGATGAGATAAGGATAGTCCACACAGGGGATACCCATCTTGGATACCGGCAGTATCACAGTGATGTGCGCCGGCAGGATTTTCTCAATGCTTTTTCCACTGTTGTAGATGATGCTATTAGTATGAACGTGGATGCCGTGGTGCATGCAGGTGACCTGTTTGATTCCAGGAATCCCACACTTGACGATATTCTTGATGCCATGGGGCTGTTCTCAAGGCTGAAAAGTGCAGGAATCCCGCTTCTTGCAATTGTTGGTAATCATGAGAGCAAGCAGAGTACTCAGTGGCTTGATCTTTACAGCAGCCTTGGTCTTGTGACTCGTCTTGGCACTGAGCCTTACAGGCTTGGTGAGGTTGCATTATATGGTATTGATAGTGTGCCCAGGACAAAGATACCTTTATTCGATTATTCTGTATTTGAAGGCAAAGCAACTGATGCACGGTACAATCTTCTTGCAATGCACCAGCTGGTAAAGCCTTTCGCCTTCGGTGACTGGGATATTAAAGATGTAATTGAATCAATTCCTTTTGATGTTCATGCAGTTCTTCTTGGAGACAATCACAAGAACGAGGTCATAACAGTTAGTGATGCATGGGTTACCTACTGTGGCAGTACTGAAAGGAACAGTACTTCCGAACGTGAACCACGAGCGTATAACATCGTCACTATTGGAGAGGGCGGGATCGAGATAAGCAAACGTGTAATTCCAACACGTGAATTTGTATTCATACCTGTCACGCTCACAGAAGCTCCGAATGCTCACGATGATGTATTTTCCACAGTAATGGAATATGATATTGCTCAGAAAGTTGTCTTCGTAGAGATTTCGGGTGACGTTAAAGCAAAGCTGGATTTCAGTGAAATAGAGAAGTTCCTTCTGGCAAGAGGTGCACTGGTGCCGGGGATAAAAGACCTTCGTACAGGGGTCGATACACTGGATGATGCTTCTTTGAAAGTATCTTTTTCCGACCCGGATGATGTTGTCAAGGAAGAGATCAAAAAAATGGATCTTACAGCTGGCGGCTTGCTTCTTGATGATATAATACGGGATCCACAGATTGTGAAGACAAAAGTGGATGATGAAGCTGAAACCAAATTAGGGCAGTTGCTTGAAAAGATTGATTTTACTGAATCTGTTCCTAGTGATATTCCCTATGTTCTCTCTGCAGATGTACAAGAAGTTGAGACATTTCAGTTAGCTGAAGTAAATATCATGGCAGATATGGAAGAATCAAAAGAAGACACATTAAACAAGAACTTAGTAAGTGAAGTGCCAAAGACCGTTGTTTCTGAAATGGCAGATGTTGTTGTTGAAAATATAACTGGCAAAGATACTGCTGAAATGTCTGTGGCAGAAGATGCGAAAGTCAACGCTGAAATTCCTTCAGAAATCAAAAAGGATGAAAAAGAGTCAGAGAGTAAGGATAAAAAGACTCAGGACTCTGTAAAACCCCGCCAGTACAATCTGGGTGATTACCTGTGA